A genome region from Chloroflexota bacterium includes the following:
- a CDS encoding amino acid racemase has product MNKHIGIVACSAEGAALCYRTICTEAPALLGKYDHPEVTMHTFSLADYMRYIEADDWKSIADLMLASVKKVAGAGAEFAICPDNTIHQAFELFVDKSPIPWLHIAGVVAEEAKRNNLKKLGILGTRFLMEGPVYRKKLDAAGIGHMIPEKEDRERINSIILDELVAGIFTDESRAYFTGVINWLKDRGCDAVVLGCTEIPLIVTQESSPLPVLDSTRLLARAALKKAIETA; this is encoded by the coding sequence TTGCCTGCAGCGCGGAGGGGGCGGCGCTCTGCTATCGCACCATCTGCACCGAAGCACCGGCTTTGCTGGGGAAATACGACCACCCCGAGGTCACCATGCACACCTTTTCCCTTGCCGACTATATGCGGTACATTGAGGCCGATGACTGGAAGAGCATTGCCGACCTCATGCTTGCTTCCGTGAAGAAAGTAGCCGGGGCGGGCGCGGAATTCGCCATCTGCCCGGACAACACCATCCACCAGGCTTTTGAGCTATTCGTTGATAAATCGCCGATTCCCTGGCTGCACATCGCCGGGGTGGTGGCGGAGGAGGCTAAACGTAATAATCTTAAGAAACTCGGCATACTGGGCACGCGCTTTTTGATGGAAGGCCCGGTATATAGAAAGAAGCTTGACGCTGCCGGCATCGGGCATATGATTCCGGAGAAAGAGGACCGCGAGCGCATCAACTCGATTATTCTGGACGAGCTGGTGGCTGGTATCTTCACCGATGAATCGCGCGCCTATTTCACCGGGGTTATCAACTGGCTGAAAGACCGTGGCTGCGACGCCGTGGTCCTGGGCTGCACCGAGATACCTTTAATCGTAACGCAGGAAAGCTCACCGCTGCCGGTGCTGGACTCGACGCGGCTGCTGGCTAGGGCGGCCTTGAAGAAAGCAATCGAGACAGCGTAA